One Campylobacter pinnipediorum subsp. caledonicus genomic window carries:
- a CDS encoding DUF1937 family protein, with amino-acid sequence MRTRAGKFVYVATPYAGLGLDKIGTSVVGVKLAKDTCKMIKDAGYVPISPVLCFDGVYDELKDRDDVMQNCLYFMSLCDYVYFSSHPASKNSKGMKRERQEASRIGLTELSFDINCKLTPVLGLC; translated from the coding sequence ATGAGAACAAGAGCAGGCAAATTTGTATATGTTGCTACACCTTATGCCGGGCTTGGACTTGATAAAATAGGCACATCTGTTGTTGGTGTTAAATTAGCAAAAGATACTTGCAAGATGATAAAAGATGCTGGTTATGTGCCGATAAGTCCTGTGCTTTGTTTTGACGGAGTGTATGATGAGCTAAAAGATAGAGATGATGTAATGCAAAACTGCTTATATTTTATGAGTCTTTGTGATTATGTATATTTTAGCTCTCATCCAGCTTCAAAAAATAGCAAAGGGATGAAGCGTGAGAGGCAAGAGGCTAGCAGGATTGGGCTAACTGAACTTAGCTTTGATATTAATTGTAAATTAACACCTGTGCTTGGGCTATGTTAA
- the terL gene encoding phage terminase large subunit, whose product MLFSKDELNAFLEQSQTKYQDEGYSKADITKLTRRDFGIWLDDLKTDLKEQILSNSLLDPKGKKDRVLKAEFDFEYFARTYFPHYFSIDGACALHKDLSATFEKISSSKSGDKYAYAAPRGHAKTTYCSQLFPLWCICFNKKKFIVEISDSVELVEACLEAIKTELEDNANLKMDFPNVCGISKNWKIGEFISKNGVKLKAFGSGKRLRGIKYGVYRPDLAILDDLENDTNVRSKEQRDKLEAWLDEAVLNLGSVDGSLDVLYIGTILHTDSVLARKLKLKFWNAKKYQSIIEYPKRMDLWEEWSNIYKNVSRDASDEYYIRRKSLMDEGSVVLWQEALNILKLMQKRAENLKSFNKEQQNDPRSETQIFTKESLHFYKELPKIDYFVMYIDPAGEKKKSDYTAITVLGVDKKEAKIYIAESIVAVMKTKKTIKEIIRLHQVYKCRVLAIETNGGQEFFRGWIRDKAFDLGVKLPLKGVNNVANKGLRIEELEVPIDDGEILFHKSQTLLISQLLEYPEAKNDDAPDSLAGAYSLTKLAKNRARRRL is encoded by the coding sequence GTGCTATTTTCAAAAGATGAACTAAATGCCTTCTTAGAACAAAGCCAAACAAAATACCAAGATGAAGGCTATTCAAAAGCAGACATAACAAAGCTAACAAGAAGAGATTTTGGAATATGGCTTGATGATCTAAAAACAGACCTAAAGGAACAAATTTTATCAAATAGCTTATTAGATCCAAAAGGCAAAAAAGATCGTGTTTTAAAAGCTGAGTTTGATTTTGAATACTTTGCAAGAACATATTTTCCACATTATTTTAGCATTGATGGAGCTTGTGCCTTACATAAAGATTTAAGTGCAACATTTGAGAAAATTTCATCAAGTAAAAGCGGCGATAAGTATGCTTATGCAGCACCAAGAGGACATGCTAAAACTACTTATTGCTCACAACTTTTTCCTTTGTGGTGCATTTGTTTTAATAAAAAGAAATTTATAGTTGAAATATCAGACTCTGTGGAACTTGTTGAAGCTTGTTTGGAGGCTATTAAGACTGAGCTTGAAGATAATGCAAATTTAAAAATGGATTTTCCTAATGTTTGTGGTATTTCTAAAAACTGGAAGATAGGCGAGTTTATCTCCAAAAACGGTGTTAAACTAAAAGCCTTTGGTAGCGGCAAAAGACTAAGGGGTATAAAATACGGAGTTTATAGACCGGACTTAGCTATCCTTGATGATTTAGAAAACGATACAAATGTTAGGAGCAAAGAACAAAGAGATAAGCTTGAAGCTTGGCTTGATGAAGCTGTGCTTAATCTTGGTAGTGTAGACGGAAGCCTTGATGTGCTTTATATAGGAACTATATTACATACAGATAGTGTTTTAGCAAGAAAGCTAAAGCTTAAGTTTTGGAATGCAAAAAAATACCAATCCATCATAGAATATCCAAAACGAATGGATTTATGGGAAGAGTGGAGCAATATATATAAAAATGTATCAAGAGATGCTAGCGATGAGTATTATATAAGGCGTAAGAGTCTTATGGATGAGGGCTCTGTTGTGCTTTGGCAAGAGGCATTAAACATACTAAAGCTTATGCAAAAAAGGGCTGAAAATCTAAAATCCTTTAACAAAGAACAACAAAACGACCCAAGAAGCGAAACACAGATATTTACAAAAGAGTCTTTACATTTTTACAAAGAACTACCAAAAATTGATTATTTTGTTATGTATATAGATCCGGCTGGCGAGAAGAAAAAATCAGACTACACAGCCATAACAGTTTTAGGCGTAGATAAGAAAGAAGCTAAGATCTATATAGCTGAAAGTATAGTCGCTGTTATGAAAACAAAAAAGACAATAAAAGAGATTATAAGACTTCATCAGGTGTATAAATGCAGAGTCTTAGCCATAGAAACAAATGGTGGTCAGGAGTTTTTTAGAGGTTGGATAAGAGATAAAGCTTTTGATTTAGGTGTTAAGTTACCTTTAAAGGGTGTAAATAATGTAGCAAACAAAGGTCTTAGGATAGAAGAGCTTGAAGTTCCTATTGATGATGGGGAGATACTTTTTCATAAAAGCCAAACACTGCTTATCTCTCAGCTTTTAGAATATCCTGAAGCTAAAAACGATGATGCACCAGATTCACTTGCTGGAGCTTATAGCTTAACAAAACTAGCAAAAAATAGAGCAAGGCGGAGACTTTAA
- a CDS encoding phage portal protein family protein, translating into MRKKIRLKNETKKQRSINLISHNTTLIDMVVNAGVSSISDTDIDMILSDLTVTQCDVSRKAVTEKKEIQILCDNDEIKNEFYKIFNPDIVSQILETYLYGLNVFEVNYKQIGDLLYPRLIQRDFRQFKFNDIGEFVYNANGSEQKILQNKVIYALNRANFRKIYGDGLLKKLYFPVKMKNASLKFWFRFLEKFGSPWAVGKTDIDPEGLAKEVQAMLAGDTAIIDKDEELNLIQPTSNIDFSKLPLYFDNQISKVILGANLTSDVSGGSYAASKTHNEIREDLAANDAKILRFVMNKAIEFFKQVNGYNKELKAKLFDEDLVNKERAERDKSLFDMGFTPTQKYITSTYNIELEEKSPQNPISNKISLKDKTLPKHLDRFDKSLDSKEFNKHSQDIDKELEFALNDILSKCSTYEEAFEKFNKLYSDYPLEELEKHMFKLMANSSIAGFVDE; encoded by the coding sequence ATGAGAAAAAAGATTAGATTAAAAAATGAAACAAAAAAACAAAGAAGCATAAACCTTATATCTCACAATACAACACTTATAGATATGGTTGTAAATGCAGGTGTTTCAAGTATTAGTGACACCGATATAGATATGATACTAAGCGATCTTACTGTAACCCAGTGCGATGTAAGTAGAAAAGCCGTAACAGAGAAAAAAGAGATACAAATACTTTGTGATAATGATGAGATAAAAAACGAATTTTACAAGATATTTAACCCTGACATAGTGTCTCAAATACTAGAAACATACCTTTACGGGCTTAATGTATTTGAAGTAAATTATAAACAAATTGGAGATCTTTTATATCCAAGACTTATCCAAAGGGATTTTAGGCAATTTAAATTTAACGACATTGGTGAGTTTGTTTATAATGCTAACGGATCAGAGCAAAAGATCTTACAAAACAAAGTTATTTATGCACTAAATAGGGCAAATTTTAGAAAAATATACGGTGATGGACTTCTTAAAAAACTCTATTTTCCTGTAAAGATGAAAAATGCATCTTTAAAATTTTGGTTTAGATTTTTAGAAAAATTTGGCTCCCCATGGGCGGTAGGTAAAACAGATATTGACCCAGAAGGACTAGCAAAAGAAGTTCAAGCTATGTTAGCTGGAGATACAGCCATAATTGACAAAGATGAAGAATTAAACTTAATACAACCAACATCAAACATTGATTTTTCAAAACTACCTTTATATTTTGATAATCAAATAAGTAAGGTTATTTTAGGGGCAAACTTAACAAGTGATGTGAGTGGTGGCTCATATGCTGCAAGCAAAACACATAATGAAATAAGAGAAGACCTGGCAGCAAATGATGCTAAAATATTAAGATTTGTTATGAACAAAGCCATTGAGTTTTTCAAACAAGTAAATGGCTACAACAAAGAACTAAAGGCTAAGCTTTTTGATGAAGACCTTGTTAATAAAGAAAGAGCCGAACGAGATAAAAGCCTTTTTGATATGGGTTTTACTCCAACACAAAAATACATAACTTCAACATACAATATAGAACTTGAAGAAAAATCCCCACAAAACCCAATATCAAATAAAATATCTTTAAAAGATAAAACATTGCCAAAACACCTTGATAGATTTGATAAAAGTCTAGATAGTAAAGAGTTTAACAAACACTCACAAGATATAGACAAAGAGCTAGAGTTTGCATTAAACGATATATTATCAAAATGTTCTACATATGAAGAAGCCTTTGAAAAATTTAACAAGCTTTATAGTGATTATCCACTTGAAGAGCTTGAAAAGCATATGTTTAAACTTATGGCTAACTCCAGCATAGCAGGTTTTGTTGATGAATAG
- a CDS encoding DUF1804 family protein, whose amino-acid sequence MGQNTNTIKSKELAKELYLKGFSVEKIAEILNKTTKTIRNYKSSDANWDELKTLSYINQGSNDKGALYQNFIDEMRLAVKDIRQSDIPPAKKADALSKIGDSFVKMSKVASYEDPSAYKLSIAKKVITLIADRFKDDENKDCIKKLVELMDSEKFIKAIEDLESA is encoded by the coding sequence ATGGGTCAAAATACAAATACTATAAAATCAAAAGAATTAGCAAAAGAGCTTTACCTAAAAGGTTTTAGTGTAGAAAAAATAGCAGAAATTTTAAACAAAACAACAAAGACTATAAGAAATTATAAATCAAGTGATGCTAATTGGGACGAGCTAAAAACACTGAGTTATATCAATCAAGGCAGTAACGACAAAGGTGCCTTATATCAAAACTTTATAGATGAAATGAGACTTGCCGTTAAAGATATAAGACAAAGTGATATACCGCCCGCTAAAAAAGCTGATGCTTTATCAAAAATAGGCGATAGTTTTGTGAAGATGAGTAAGGTTGCCAGCTATGAAGACCCATCAGCATATAAGCTAAGCATAGCAAAAAAGGTGATTACCTTAATAGCTGATAGATTTAAAGATGATGAGAACAAAGACTGTATTAAAAAGCTAGTTGAGCTTATGGATAGTGAGAAATTTATAAAAGCTATTGAAGATTTGGAGAGTGCCTAG
- a CDS encoding major capsid protein yields the protein MDELLKRFSITAMTEIINQRKVDEHFITDTFFKKWVPTLATNHEIIISKGEGIILESVSENGEHLVTQNDDETIISVPLPRFPQSDILPASEMNLLKTLNTEKEQTKSLSAAIGKRLAKQKSNITNTIEYMAIGAIFGKVMDGKGNVLFNLNANREEITITEQMSLLDLVRNIEQKQIKVLGTTKPYIALVTGELYNKLLEKAQQDEMFKNKTAEIINKNNVLSLSVFGKTFMPYEASYKNTKGKPTSYMSGKKGVAVPLDDSIFEIVYTRANHTAAIGKAPTKFFAPAPEVLDKGKGWAIVSESRPLPICNRLDAIIDLKME from the coding sequence ATGGATGAATTATTAAAGCGTTTTTCAATCACGGCTATGACTGAGATCATAAACCAAAGAAAGGTTGATGAGCATTTCATAACAGATACATTTTTTAAAAAATGGGTGCCAACTCTAGCAACAAATCACGAGATTATCATAAGCAAAGGCGAAGGTATAATATTGGAAAGTGTTAGTGAAAATGGCGAGCATTTAGTAACACAAAATGATGATGAGACTATCATATCTGTGCCTTTGCCAAGGTTTCCGCAATCAGACATATTACCAGCAAGTGAAATGAATTTGCTAAAAACATTAAACACAGAAAAAGAACAGACAAAAAGCTTATCAGCCGCTATTGGTAAAAGATTAGCAAAGCAAAAGAGCAATATAACAAATACTATTGAGTATATGGCTATAGGTGCAATTTTTGGCAAGGTTATGGATGGCAAGGGCAATGTCTTATTTAATCTAAATGCCAATAGAGAAGAGATTACAATAACAGAGCAAATGAGCCTTCTTGATTTAGTAAGAAATATAGAACAAAAACAGATAAAAGTTCTTGGCACTACAAAGCCTTACATAGCACTTGTAACAGGCGAGTTATACAATAAGCTTCTTGAAAAAGCACAACAAGATGAGATGTTTAAAAACAAAACAGCAGAGATTATTAACAAAAACAATGTTTTATCTCTTAGTGTTTTTGGTAAAACATTTATGCCTTACGAAGCAAGTTATAAAAATACCAAAGGCAAGCCTACTAGCTATATGAGTGGTAAAAAAGGCGTAGCCGTCCCACTTGATGATTCTATATTTGAAATAGTATACACCAGGGCAAACCACACAGCAGCCATTGGCAAAGCACCGACTAAGTTTTTTGCACCTGCACCCGAAGTGCTAGATAAGGGCAAAGGCTGGGCTATTGTTAGTGAGTCCAGACCACTTCCAATATGCAATAGACTTGATGCGATCATAGATCTAAAAATGGAATAA
- a CDS encoding phage protein GemA/Gp16 family protein, translating into MTKETELKKYYIKMIHTLKHNYFVDDECRKAYLKSRYGKDSLKELGISELRDILTLLGYKKRYNSFVCVGKATKRQIKTIYGIWNEVARDKSEWALRNFCFRIVKKRPLYLEFLDTKEASNLILALKNMKKESDA; encoded by the coding sequence ATGACTAAAGAAACTGAGCTTAAAAAATACTATATAAAAATGATACATACATTAAAGCATAATTATTTTGTAGATGATGAATGTAGAAAGGCTTATCTGAAAAGTCGTTATGGTAAAGATAGCTTAAAAGAGCTAGGTATAAGCGAACTAAGGGACATTTTAACCCTTTTAGGATATAAAAAAAGGTATAATTCTTTTGTGTGCGTTGGTAAGGCAACAAAAAGACAGATAAAAACTATATACGGCATTTGGAATGAGGTTGCAAGAGATAAAAGCGAGTGGGCTTTGAGAAACTTTTGTTTTAGAATAGTGAAAAAAAGACCACTATACCTTGAATTTCTTGACACAAAAGAAGCTAGTAATTTAATACTTGCATTGAAAAATATGAAGAAAGAGAGTGATGCTTAA
- a CDS encoding phage minor head protein — translation MNSAFSFWEEPSEVVNYLSSKKEELHFDYDEIMHDTHKRVFTVAKITRADLLKDIKNSLSNAYKDGVGFDEWKKTIKPTLQKKGWFGKTKVINPKTKEEKEIYVGSSRLKTIYDTNMRTAYAKARYNSQMQSLGEYFRYTAVLDNKTRPKHKNLHGLILPKTDPFWDTNYPPNDWRCRCKVQVLSEEEIKARGLIPNNTHLKPVASKDFAYNPGKVDTLDTILQNKMTKAGLSDNLSSFKTARNLYVWQKSLDNMVDNVAKGNIIKDKALQVAQVGELSQAIENKLNTIGVQPQAKSISIYQNTISHILRDTKPSHKEPNASEIKAVVGVFDKAKHCFYDSKNENLIYFYPSLQDDSMVNSAVVNLDYVLKKFKTDNFLATINKVPMRNYRSILSDKKRYIKLK, via the coding sequence ATGAATAGTGCCTTTAGCTTTTGGGAAGAACCAAGCGAAGTTGTTAATTATCTAAGCTCAAAAAAAGAAGAACTACACTTTGATTATGATGAGATTATGCACGATACTCATAAAAGAGTATTTACAGTAGCAAAGATAACAAGGGCTGATTTATTAAAAGACATAAAAAACAGTTTATCCAATGCTTACAAAGACGGGGTAGGCTTTGATGAATGGAAAAAGACTATTAAGCCCACCTTGCAAAAAAAAGGCTGGTTTGGCAAAACAAAGGTAATAAATCCAAAGACCAAAGAAGAAAAAGAAATTTATGTAGGCTCAAGCAGGCTAAAAACCATATACGATACAAATATGAGAACAGCTTATGCAAAAGCTAGATATAACTCGCAAATGCAATCTTTAGGAGAGTATTTTAGATATACAGCCGTTCTTGATAACAAAACTAGACCAAAACACAAAAATCTACACGGACTTATATTACCAAAGACTGATCCCTTTTGGGATACAAACTACCCACCAAATGATTGGCGTTGTCGCTGTAAAGTGCAAGTTCTTAGCGAAGAAGAGATAAAAGCAAGGGGTTTAATACCAAATAATACACATCTAAAACCAGTGGCTAGCAAAGATTTTGCATATAACCCGGGTAAGGTTGATACACTAGATACTATCTTGCAAAACAAGATGACAAAAGCTGGACTAAGTGATAATCTAAGTAGTTTTAAGACAGCAAGAAATTTATATGTTTGGCAAAAGAGCTTAGATAATATGGTTGATAATGTAGCAAAAGGCAACATTATAAAAGATAAAGCACTGCAAGTAGCACAGGTTGGAGAACTAAGTCAAGCCATAGAGAACAAATTAAACACCATAGGTGTACAACCACAAGCAAAAAGTATCTCAATATACCAAAACACAATCTCACATATTTTAAGAGATACAAAGCCTAGCCATAAAGAACCGAATGCTAGTGAAATAAAAGCTGTTGTAGGTGTTTTTGATAAGGCAAAACATTGCTTTTATGATAGCAAAAATGAAAACCTAATATATTTTTATCCATCTTTACAAGATGATAGTATGGTAAATTCGGCTGTAGTTAATTTGGACTATGTTTTGAAAAAATTTAAGACGGATAATTTTCTAGCGACTATAAATAAAGTGCCTATGAGGAATTATAGATCAATATTGAGTGATAAAAAAAGATATATAAAATTAAAATAA
- a CDS encoding phage protein Gp36 family protein, which yields MINNDDLLKELSLKELIELSDFEGAEDINQDIIDDSINDALSYISSFIKIPQEPTPLLKDICCDLTIIELKKRNNFPKEALKEQLDKCDSLLLKMAAKKIPTTIQENDEPKAVLRAFKHSNEKMDLENLNS from the coding sequence ATGATAAACAATGATGATTTATTAAAAGAGCTATCTTTAAAGGAGCTAATAGAACTTAGTGATTTTGAAGGTGCTGAGGACATAAATCAAGATATTATAGATGATAGTATAAATGATGCCTTATCTTATATATCATCATTTATAAAAATACCACAAGAGCCAACACCATTACTAAAAGATATATGTTGCGATCTTACTATAATAGAATTAAAAAAGAGAAATAACTTTCCAAAAGAAGCACTAAAAGAACAGCTAGATAAATGTGATAGTTTGCTTTTAAAAATGGCTGCTAAAAAGATACCGACAACAATACAGGAAAATGATGAGCCAAAAGCAGTGCTTAGAGCATTTAAACACAGCAACGAAAAGATGGATTTAGAAAATTTAAACAGCTAA
- a CDS encoding phage virion morphogenesis protein produces the protein MTDLKGLETLRKKLNKLASLGNNTTPLMHTVGNILSNSIEDSFENETSPEGKKWKALKPSTIKYKAKHKKSNKILRRDGNLSDNWVVKAGNNSVKVSNNTKFKGFAYGLSHQYGTKNIPARPFLPITKNNQLVKKQEDLVEKAMMDFIKNTIN, from the coding sequence ATGACAGATTTAAAAGGTCTTGAAACTTTAAGAAAAAAGCTAAACAAGCTAGCCAGTTTAGGAAACAATACCACCCCGCTAATGCATACAGTAGGAAACATCTTATCAAACTCCATAGAAGATAGCTTTGAAAATGAAACAAGCCCTGAGGGCAAAAAATGGAAAGCTTTAAAACCATCCACCATAAAATACAAAGCAAAACACAAAAAATCAAACAAAATACTAAGGCGTGATGGAAATTTATCAGATAACTGGGTAGTAAAAGCCGGCAACAACAGTGTAAAAGTTTCAAATAACACAAAATTTAAAGGCTTTGCTTATGGCTTATCTCATCAATACGGCACTAAGAACATACCAGCAAGACCATTTTTACCTATAACAAAAAACAACCAGCTTGTAAAAAAACAAGAGGACTTAGTTGAAAAAGCTATGATGGATTTTATAAAAAACACCATAAATTAA